The following is a genomic window from Aphis gossypii isolate Hap1 chromosome X, ASM2018417v2, whole genome shotgun sequence.
CCTATTTGTTAAACCGTTTCAatatcttctttttttattattaactacgtGTGCTTATAACCtaacaatataactatattagaataatatagaatgctaaataagtacttactacttatctataagttataactctttataaaattataaaaacaaccgTCGACTGAAGATGAAAAGCTGAtagtatcataattcatattggtatattgcattaaatttgctaattagtaaattaattttaaaaataaataattaattaaattaattagataggtaatattaacaGAAACTCCAAAACTTTATTAGGAATGTGTAAAGTGTAATGCAAGGTAGAtagatgatattaataatacataattttggcTTTATGCgcatgacaaaataatttaattcatgattatcaaatacatttatttttgtatggtgtactacaaatatatgtaaagTCTAAGATATAgcacagaatataataatgatatagtaAGGTACGTGTGATAGAGTCAGAACTCAAAGACATTGAAACAAttgtgcacacacacacacatacacacacactagTCACTGACATTTAAAatggatataatatgtcatgaTGTATGCTGaacgaaaaacaataataggcAATTGTCCTTGTACGGCTCTAGTGCTTTTCCAACATCTATTCATTTCTGTTCCTATATTAGATCGATGATCAAGCGACTTTGACATCCGTCATGGCGTCGTTGGAGTGCCATACCCGAACGTCAGGTACcaggaaattataataatatgtaatcacTATTGCTAAacaagatttaattttctgtttgataatcaaatttttgcAATATGATTTCCCCATCTATTTTATTGGTAAGATCTATCTCAATGCTAAGGTATGGTAAATCTTTCTTGACCCATACTGGTGCGTAACCAATTTTTCTAATCTACCCATAGCTGAGAAGAAGTGTTCACACGTTGAAGAGGAAATTGGGATTGTCTTTCCCGCTTGAACTAATTTATGgacatttgaaaacaaattttgaatattatattttggttttttaagtCTTCAAATTCAAAGTTGGCTAGTAGACTATTCTAAAACACTAGCGTTTCTGGTGATAAACTAggtgttgatatttttaaaatatcctttaaatattattatatcaaacaatGAAcagatgaatataataatatttcaaattatatgaccatataataattattcaaagtcATTTGACAGTTAAGTAAgtcattttatatcaaatgcATACCttatatgtgtttataaacacaaactattatatttatccaaattaaaaaagttcacCGATTTTACCAGCTCTGAGCTTTATAAGTTTCTTcagaaaaaagtttttctaaatttattattattccatcaattattaaacattaaacataaattttgtaACCTGCGAAccgtaagataaaataatatgattttctataatataatttaattgtcatGTTATGGCCGTTATGGGAATGACACAATAGACATTTATAGCTGCTAGTTGTTGGAATGAggtttaaaaagatatttatgcattttaattaagtttagaacaatataatataaataacgatattattccttgaataaattatttaaattatgtagtaacttgtaatttataataataattagttttaaaaaaaataataataatttcatcgaTAATATTGCAATTCTTATCCTTGTTGAAAAGCTCAACAATTTCAtcggtaattttttatttattactatagaaATACTTGACTTTAATAGACATAATTatgtaactataaatttatgaacttAAGTTTGTACCtaacaattaacataaaataaaatattatacgtttgaaTAACTAAAGGTTTGAAGAAGTCTGAAgtactaaaactatttattatctatttttatctaaactaTATACGatgtatacataacataatacaataatattactaatgatgtactggatttttaaattttgagataATAGCTTACAACATtcgaaaagtataaaaaatataaattcaataaacctaatatgtcatttttttaatttttttttttttaatttgggccgcataaaaatatataccacgGGCCCCGAGTTTGACACATGATCTATGTCTAAATTTTCTGTCATGTATTAAGATAATTTCTACAgaaacaagaaaaaattagatattaatgaTCTTGGAACTTCTTAAAACTTAGGACTGTTGTATGCTTGTATGCTAGATTTCTtcggaaataaaataatttaaaagtttaataaatatcttgtATCAACTTGTACGTCTTGTATAAAGACTTTAAGACTGGAtcctatagtaattattttaaaaatattaaaatttaaggtatttatgtattataatgacttatttattaaagccGCAATCATAAgttaaatatgcataaatagCTTTGAAAATCGGTATAACTTCGAGAATATAGCagtaagtaaaacaaaaataatttaactattaaaaaaaaatatgaaacatgTTAATAAGCATACTATGAATATCCACTTAAACAATTGTTTATACACCTgctattacttaaaatatattgtatttcataacttgatgtacttattataaaatattatacgagtgaAAACACAATTATCTTTCTATTGTTACCTGTTTTGAATCATTTTGGTAATTTGATTactactgtattttatttaactctcTTATACATCGAGAATAAACtgaataattcaataagtttttttatacaaacaatcattttttaaatattaataagtattattaaaaaaatatatgtatttacatacctaataatattgcatacattaatattattttgtacatggtgtttaatttgattttgttatcTGGCATCTGGCATCTGGGATATAAACAATAAGGtagatattataggtaagttaaaagaaaattaaaatgtgattGTAAGTAaaagtaagttattttttactatagtaattatcaatttattaattttttttaataccctaaataaaataaactattaaatactattatataaaactttattcaaAAAACGTAGTAGTATGGTAGTAACATactaaaatatctaaacatttaattggggaaccatttttcttttatcctTTAAATCAAGCTCTGTAAGTAAGCCTTACACACTACCTAAAAAGCAAGAGAAACTCACAAGTATGATGGGAAATCCGGAAATACTGCAAtagttaaaaagaaatttatcaaattaaatacgatatgctaatttttgaattgtaatttttaaattataagttaattaggtttattattattgtaatttttataaactatttgatacaaataaacaaatacctactaatacacatgcatagataatatatttaaaccgaatataaaatcaataatatttacgtttttttaaagatataaatagtGATACTCCTTATGAACTagcagttaatattattaatgtattattcaaacaGTAAACTAGGTCTCAACTTCAATCTTTTTTCTAAGTATAAttctaattgttttaataatgcaatattgtattaattctattaattctattttgaCTACTTTTTGACTCTTGGGAAAATATGTGtacttttttttggaaaaattactaattcaaactgagttatttaatttttgtaatagcgCTacgtaactataatattaaagtttgtatattttaaaagttacaaaaaataaatgtatcgtTGTATTTTCTCAATCAAATCTGGAATACTACCACagaatgaattaatttattcaatatttatctttattatatttatcaataatatgggTATATTAATcatcaaaaaaatgaatagtatattttgtttaacatttccaagtaaaatgatttttacccTTGTACTTATAGCAATATAAGGGTATCTTTCAAAACCTACCTTTTCACCGACttgatttgatttaaaaatttccatttctaaaaaatactaacaaggataaaaaaaaatagtttgtaacGTATTGTTTACAAAAGTACTTATATGTGACCGATcagttgtaatttttgttactATAATTCCATTAAAGATTacgataaacattttttattacggtaattaattaattttttatttttttataattaaaatgtttaaaaataaaaatcgatctttcttcttagaatatttttcttcagGACTGTTTATGTTGTCTTTTGTAAATACTTAtccttatacttttaaataaatttggacATCTAAGTATCAAAAtttgacttttaaaatgtaaaattatttatcactaatgttataaaaacattacaaacTTTGTACGAATTACTCCAATTATGGTCTGataatcatattatctatGACCGGAGAGGTTTTTTTACATGTTATCActgttattatgttatctgGTGTGCATAATCAGAAGAAAATCGGAACCATTACCTTATCACCGCCTTCTCGACTCTcgatatcaattattaatattcacattattacattattaactattaagcaCATTTCAGTATTTTGCACTTTTCAAAGGCTACAGTGCGAGTTATTGCCTTTTAGTTGACATATCCAACGACGTAAGTAATCATTTATTTCTACTTACAAACACCTGGCATATAGTGTTTGTAGTTATTTAGCACTGTATTTGAACGTTTTGTAACtcttttttttcgaaatttacattttaaagtatttctcTATTGTAATACTATTGTATTACTGTGATTTGTTCGTTTTAGTGACGCTAGAAGTTTTATGACAAATTTGTCTTTACTTTAGACGTTTGTCAAATTGTTATTGTGTCAGCTGTAACTTTTCTGTAAattgaattgattttaattaactttaccattaattgtaatgtaaatatattttgttaaattaatcagCTTGATTATAATCATGCAttgattaaatacttatacatatttaaacaacttattgttgtataatattaaaatccataATACTATGTACTTATTCATTAgttagacattttttatatttatttactattttaattcgttttaccaattttattcaatttttatttttatttttattttactacttttaattatattatactctaatatgttctttttttataatttgtaaaaggATGAATACCCGTTgatgtatacaatacataaataaatattatatctatttgtttactaatttataattattatttaatgcgcaaatttttaagcaaaattcattaattatttatctttattttagtgGATAAGGTTATTTGTCTaatgtttattcaattaataatataattattcagttatggtagaaataaaaacaattatctgaTAATCAATTCATAGCAACTGTACTTGATACGTGtttcaaaaattactaatactttatacaaagctcatataatatgttcttcaTTATTTGCAatagctataaatatatacatatgtaatttcatagtacctatgtaactaaaattaaaaatatttcttgttaatattttaaatatttattaatgttaaacttgtaaaaaaaaaaataattttgtttgtttctttttttttgttatagcaTAATGTTAAGatcattaacattaataagaGGAATCCATATATCCAGCACTAACTGGTCCTCTACCAAAgcacaacttttaaaattaagaaagaaAACAGGATATCCATTTGATAGCTGTAAAAAGGCTTTACAATTAAATGATAACAGTTTAGaaaaggtaaaattaattaatttatataatttgataagtataatgttactgatagattatatttttaaacagtcaGAGGCATGGTTAAAAGAAGAAGCTCAAAGGCTAGGTTGGGCAAAAGCTAACAAACTTGCTAACCGTGCCACTGCTCAAGGAGTTATTGCATTTGCAATTGATAGTCAAAAAGAAGTTGCTACTATGGTGGAAGTGAATTGTGAAACTGATTTTGTTGCTCGTAACAAGTGTTTTCATTCAGTTGTAGAAGTAGTTACTTCGTCTTGTTTAGATTTTGCTAAACAACAAAAAGCATtagaaaattcattttcaaaagtatatCTACACATAATCATTACCTAAAAAaactttgttataatataaattgatttaggTCAATTTAAAAAGTGGTGATTTAATGGAGTTAAGCGGAGCTGAAGGTAAATCATTGGCTGATCATGTTGCAGTTACAATTGGTAACCTTGGAGAAAATGTCACTCTCAGACGTGCCACATGTTTAAACACTAGAGACACTGGTTTGAATATTATGGGTCTTACTCATCCAGCTAATCCAACTGGATCTCAATTTCTTTCCGGTAAATACGGATCACTTCTAATTTACCGCAAACAACTAGatagtgaaaaaattaatcaaaggTCTATGGAGAGTTCTCATGATGAAATTCTTCGTCAAATGTGTCAACACGTTAttggtaaacaattattattttttatttataattaatttaaactaatttaattcataaaaatagtaaataaatattatagaaaaaattaaagcaattattttgtttaggtaTGAATCCAAAAAGTGTTGGCGTGCTAAGTATACAAGAACCTATAAAATCTCAAGAAGTGGTGCCTGCTAAAACATTCAATGAAAATGATGATTCATCCTTGGACAATATAGATGAAAAACAATCAGAATCTGAGTTTGAAGAAGATGGCATGCTTGAACAAGCATTTTTATTGGACCCGTCTATAACTGTAGGACAAGTAGCAACTGATTATGGAATTGACATACTAGATTTTGTGCGTTATGAATGTGGTGAaacataattactatatttctgtttatactaagtaatttaaacttaatttttaatgattatattcaattgcattttattatagtttgacaattttagaaattataagataatgttttattttttatttttagtataagaaaataattctttattattatgattatgacggttatacctttattatttatcattgaatatcCTGTAGTTCTGAAAACTGATTTCTTACTATCTTCATATTACAGTCTAAATTTCTGCATTGCTTTGATTATtcaccaaaaatatttcattgttattcaattaattttcattagagAACTAAAAATGTCAAGGTATGTTTTCCTTGCAGCATAAAATAGTAGAATAGTACAGCACCTTGACACTATGGAGAAAACGTAcgttaaaaatagatattttaaccgTACATAGTAGTACAagattatatgtttttagtgAACGTACTAAATATTACATCCATAGTTttggaacaatttttttttttaaatataatgtacaaatttaatgatagttcatagaactaataatatattgtgttcatTACATAAGTGGATTTGTATGATTTATCCatacacttatttttttcaaaaaaaaatgtgtaacatAATTGAATTAGTAAATGCTTTTTACTTTATGgtcttattaattgttataattttaattttccattgATCGCGATGCAAACACCATTAATTGTTTCGGATCaatatagttgtatttaacaattttttaatgatttttataaatggtcctaatttaaagattataaaGGTTATTTAAAAGCTAATGTAATAAAGAAACTTTTTACCATTTAATACGATAAAAATGTCtagtatttagttttaaatacataatcagAATCATCATTTGAATTATCTGTATCATGCAGAGAATCTTACTTATAAATCTACAATCtatgcaataatttttatatttttatggactaatacctatttttatcagtaaatattatacagatcgAAAGTATTAATAGTTTCAGgtagaaaagaaaataaactagtCAGATAAAGTGTAATATGCCTGGCTTATATTGTGATCATTGATgggttaaatataaaaaaaaaaaaaatatgcaaaaacaatgtatttatgatctaataaaataaaatataggggtttgaatataaaattaaattatctatttaaattacttattaatttaatacaaactaatttaattaaattgctataatttaatttgtataacgatccctatatatgatattaagaCACATTGGACATGTttaggtatgtattaaaagATCTAGCTCAGTTATAGTTGTCATTGTCCCTTTtaccttaaaataaatcaatattttatttagaaaaacaaaaataacaacattaagtaacaattttattaaacttgtaATGTAATCAACTATAGTTATATGATACAAAATTGAGCTTATCCAACTACTTCAACCAGccatattttgctaataaacaaaataatacaatgcgACAAGCATTAAAACTACTAaagataattagtaataataacgattagaATGTACtcaagtattatacataataaaatttattataaataatatatttatttagaaatgttAGTCATTCAATACGTTTATGTCAAATAACAATGACATGATAtgtttagtaatatattaattatttaaatatataataaattgtatttgattaaacaaataactattagtatttattaagtagCATGAAGTTTAAATCTATAGTATTTGttctatctattatttttataaatttaattaacatccttaaacattattacttaatcagatagttatatatattatatatgttatataatgtataacttaCCTATTGttgctaaatattaatttaaaaatagcactaatactttaaataacatCAAGATCTTATTTCCTCGACTACTTTAAATACACCACTGGACatgatgtttaataaataattttttttttttatctctgaattagaatgttattatattcagtgGCGAATGCTGACTCTGATATATGAGCATGTTCATTTATCATAaggtattaggtatagttctatttaatatataattaataaataatacacaaatttgtattaatttataaataagactttaatttaatatatattacatacaatagcacttacttaaaaaattgtaattgagATTTGACTAGctcttttaactaaaataaaaaaaaattgtcatatacTCGTACacgaaaattgtataaattacgtTGACGAAGCGCAACAGAATGAGCAATGAGTATGCCTCGGGTGATTAATACAAGGCTGCTAGTGGAGGTGGTCTCGGAGTAGGTAACTGGATTTTTTACAGCAACAACAAGGGTCGTATAGTTTGCGTACATATCTATCACATGCTCTGTCATTAAATGTTAGAATAAAGATAAACCCAAGTACAACAGTaaagtataacataaataaattaattaatgtaacacattatgtttcttttaaaatacgtaatatattattgattataaaataatttttatattttgattaataacgtttttattgCTAAGCATGCGGCGCATGCTGAGCATACCAAGAGAATTCGCCACTGTATTATAACTGGttgagtttttaaatgtttgattataataattagattcaATGGTACCTAGCTGGTGTTTATtgacaaacaaaaaaactaaagGATTAGAATAGTAATATTCACataaatcacattttattttataattattattttaactatgggTGGATCTGAAGGGGAGAGTAGGGAAATTTTGAGTGATATGTTAAGTACAATGAAGACTTCACCACACTTTAagcaatttatgaaaaaagaaCCAAAGTACCAAAGTTGATAGGCTGAACAATCATcaattttacgaaaaaaatacaatattgataaGTAATAGAAAATAGCTCTTTCAATAAGTTTATTGCCGCAGTATTTATATAGAACCGTCTGTAGTCGccttatgtaatataatcaaaactcGTGAATTTTGCTATGTACATCATcgtatttttggaaaaactaTTGTCTATTTTCGCAGGTTTTTCTTCATTGGTATTTCTTAAGTCAATCGATTGATCGAATTCCAATTCGAAAACCAGTGGGTAATAAGTTGCctacttaaaacattttacggagttatatctaataagtaataataacctTATATTAGTAAAGAtttctgaataaaatatttgtaagttaTTACCTAGATATATATCAACAATAAAGGTAAATACACTTTATAAATGTGATATCAAAGGGTAAGATCAAATTGGACTCATACTAGCTGAATTGCACTTGAGTAAAAAGTAGAGATAATGTTTTAACTGCATTGGGATTTAAAAAGCtacaacaaaaatgttatggaTGAAGGCgtcaaacattttgaaaacacTCATTTACCTTTCTTCTTATATGCTTAAGactaaaaacgattttaatcaTTGGAGtggatacaaattacaaatatttaataattatgaatatatactatataattaaacctactgtataatatatattatgtaataaatgtaacatattttttaaaagtgttttttGGTGTGACACGGAGATACCTTGCAAAACGTTAATCTACTATACCGCTCTcctaaacttaataaatacttctaaaacatttatagattttgaaataatgaatgttgttcgataaaaataaatcaccttTATAATGCTAACGAAGCAAAATACCATTGGTGTATATCAgggtagaataattttttttttccgagtTGAATCGATGACGCCGCAGGAACCGTTTTCACATTACTTCCGCGaaggtgaaaatattttgaacctAAGGCTAAAATCGgtcaatatatattgaatacatattataatgtttttcatgGCACGCTCGAAAAAAAGAGACAATTTTGGTACGTAGTGTTCAAAAGGTTTGCCACCCCTGGTGTGTTACTGCATTCCAAAAATTCAGTTTTAGagtacaatatacttattctCGGCAGTTAATGTAACAAAAgagttataaagtattatgtaGAATGTCCTGGACAATTGTTAATCTTATACGACAACACGTGTACAGGCCACAGGGTATTATAGCCGTATTTGAACAGCAAGACTTGTCCGACCCCCCGCAGGACGCCTCCGGGCTGTGACCgttttttcagtatttatcGGGAACGGCTGCAGCTGCAATCCGATTGAGCACAGACGCATCtcccaatatattttttttctatagaaatctaaaatacaataagatGGAACACAGTGATATACCTACGTACAGCGTTCccgtttttatttacaaaatgtcaaGTACTGCAGTATAAAATTGTCGTTATTTTGtccttcaaataataaaatgaaaaaaaaaaatatttataaattttataaaaaaaatgtttattatattgtagaattaatattatttatatttaggtaattaCCTACTAATTGCGGGGTTTTCTGGTGATCGGCCTTATCGAATATCGATCGACTGTGAACCGACCGTCGTCGATACCAGGACCGGTCGTACGTTATATCACTTATACAAAACTATTGTATTCTTTGTAAGTGTGTTTGTGTATGTCACAGAGTAagaatactgtataatataatattataccgtatAATGCCAAGCGGTCGGATGGCGtacgaaatattatgattattaataataagcgaGTTGTAAGTTACGCCTCTCGACGGCCGATACCGTCCCGTGATGTACGATAATAAAGTCTACATAAAACACAGATGTATAaacatactatgtataatgtatacgcatgtttatatatctgtgacataaaacaacattgtggtttttattatttatttaaaacgagATACTCTTTGGCCATCGTCAGGGTGATATAGGTCCAATCTTACGATTTATCATGTGTAAATCGCACATTTTAAAGTGGTAtccctaaataatattgttttccacttattttaataaatattttagactgCAGTGGCGAATGCTGACCCTAATGTAAAGGCATGCtcatttatcataatgtattatagttctatttaatttataaccaataaatactacacaaatttgtattaatttataaataatactttaataattgtaattgagACT
Proteins encoded in this region:
- the LOC114122718 gene encoding elongation factor Ts, mitochondrial, coding for MLRSLTLIRGIHISSTNWSSTKAQLLKLRKKTGYPFDSCKKALQLNDNSLEKSEAWLKEEAQRLGWAKANKLANRATAQGVIAFAIDSQKEVATMVEVNCETDFVARNKCFHSVVEVVTSSCLDFAKQQKALENSFSKVNLKSGDLMELSGAEGKSLADHVAVTIGNLGENVTLRRATCLNTRDTGLNIMGLTHPANPTGSQFLSGKYGSLLIYRKQLDSEKINQRSMESSHDEILRQMCQHVIGMNPKSVGVLSIQEPIKSQEVVPAKTFNENDDSSLDNIDEKQSESEFEEDGMLEQAFLLDPSITVGQVATDYGIDILDFVRYECGET